The genomic stretch GCATGAATTAATGATTGAAATGGTATAAAGGATTCTGGCAGGAtgtttgattttaatttatctGATTTCTCATCTTTTCAATTTTTAGTTAATTTAAAGTAGACAAGAAGGTGGCTGTGATTATATCTTTGACCAGCAGTTCCCTGCATCTGGTTAATTTGTAGAAACAGCCTGCGTAACAGTTGctgttcattcttttttattagTGTTCAAATGGCCATTACCTCAGAAACAGCAATTACTGTAAAGTTCTGTATCGATGGAGTGGATGGTAGCAAATCTTCTGGGGCTCTGTTCATCCAGTAATAACATTTGCGCTTTCACATGGACAGCACAGCTAGCTGCAGATGCCCAATTTGTAGTTTAGTCTTGGTGTTTCTCTGTGTTGGTCTGACTGAAAGGCAAGATTTGGTATGTTTTGCAGAAATGCTCTTTTCACTATCTGCAGTTAAAAAACCTGATAATATGCATGTAATTAATGCATTTTGAAAAGTAATGGCAGtggataaaaatgaaatttttatataGGGCTGATGTGTCAGTTGTTAAATATTATGGTTTGTTTTAGCTATAGCTGGCTTGTTTGCATAGAACATGAGCTGTGGTATCTACTCTTATCATTTATCTAAATAAAggttagattttaaaaaaaatattgaataagcTGTTTAGTATGAGCACATCATGTCCCCGAGAGTATGAAAGCCTGAAATAGTATGAATGTTAGATACATGTGTCTGGCTGatgtgcaatttttaaaatgttagtaACATTCACGTCAACCATTAGTAAGTGTGAATCTAAGGAacgcttttgttttgtttaaatgctAGTGGCTTTCTAAGGTCAGTGGTACTTACCAGCACAAAGTGCCCAAAACTGCTGCATTTCAGAACATGAGATGAGAATAATGCTAACTGCTTTGGTGTTGTGTGAGAATGTATTTCATGTGCTGTACATAATTTGATGAGCATATTGCTGGTCTTCACAATTTTTGTCTGCAAATAGCTCTGTATGAATATATTTGTACAGTCTTGCTTGTAAGCTATTATCATACACCCATATATTTTATGAAACTGGATACGGGAAATGTACAGATAATAATACTGTTTGAAGAATAAAGACAGACACCAGtaaaaactgcatttatttttctatttgtgtacaaagcttGTAATTACATTTTAACAATGGCTTCAGCTATCATCTACAGTTGACATTCAAATATTACACTGCCCATTAGATGCAATTAGTCTTTTATGCCTCTTggcctttttttcttctaactGTGCTGCATTTTCAAACTTTCTACAGATTAGATTTGAACAATGTAAATACCACTAATCCTTGACACCATTGATTCTTATCATGCAGACACTCACGTTATCTTTATCTGCCTATGAACTGCAATGGTTGTCATCAGAATAACTATCATGCctgcttttatgttttttgtgttttcttttatgttttttaatgtgcCACCTGGACTCTGAATCCAACTTGTCTGCATGCCGCTTCTTTTGCCTTTCTGATGTAGAACAGCTTGTATCTTGTTTTCTGCCTTGGCCTCGACTTGAATCATAAGAACTCcctttttgttgatctttctCACTTGAGTGCTTGTCTTCCTGCCACCGGgcagtttttgtcttttctcttccctgtttctgtttttcccATGGACTTCGGTCTTGAGAGTAATGATTCCTGCTGTCTGGAGACTGTTGTCTTCTGTGAACAGGACTTGGATCTTTTATCTCTGGAGCGATGCACTTCTCTGCAGGATTCTCTAATCTAGAAATTCAATAAAATAGTACAAAAATTTCTTAATCTATTTAAATAACAATGTGATCAGTTTAAGAAGAAATATCAAATTATTACGAACCAAAGTCTGAGTTCAAAATATGAGATTTGCTGGATGGTGATTGAAAGGAAAATAGCAAGACCAAAATGGAGGAAGCATTTCTCATACccattttgtttcaaacttCTACATTTTTAGCTTGGCAAGGAAAAGCATTACTTGAAAATGAAACTTGCACATCTCTACAGGAAGCAACATGTAGTATCAAAGGACAGCTCAAGCTTCAAATGCTGCCAGACTAAAATCTTTACAAGCAGAACTGTAAACCTTTTTTGTAGGGAGAGAACACATCACTTTTAGCTTTCAATAAAGATCTGTCTAAATGGATTTTATGGCAgtactataaaagaataaagctATTATTTTACATGCGCTACAACTACTTTACACCTACTGCTCTACATAGAACAAAAGTGGTGCGGAGATATGACACCAGGCCACAGCAAGCAAACTATTCACCATTCGCTGTGGACCTTCCATGCACTCATTTTACATACCCCTGCCAACTCCAGTTGTGCAGTTTgcattaagttttctttttctttcctacaTCAATAccacattaacattttcttccacTTATGTTGCAAGAAGAGTCTAAACAGTGCCATTGCATTTAATTCTTACTAAGCTTTTAGTTAATAGcttaaaaaaactaagaatttcactttctttccaaAGTTTACTCCTCACTCTCCCATACTTACAATTTTAGACATTTGCTGTAACGGATAGAAAACTTACTATACATAGCTTCTAAAACATGATTGTTGATTAATCCTGCAcccttaataaataaaatcagccTAATAAAACTACCTGTTGTGTATCTCTTGTGAGGGCATCAGCATCTCCACCTGGTTGTTGATAACTTCACGAATAatcttttgttgaaaaataaaaacatatttcatctTCATGTAATCAAGCTAAATGGcatggaaacagaaaaaaacaatatagTCAATATTAAGATGGatttaaatgatagatactaaTATTCTGAATCATTTTGGACTGCACAACATTTACTTACAGTTATGCCCAAAACACAGGTTTGGGGCAGTATGAGAAAGCTGTaatgtgttgttgtcattgctACAAGCATGAGAGAATTCACACTGAAACTCATGTATTTATCAAGTCTGGCATCAAGGATATGGGaccatagttatgaagcaagagtaagaAGTTGCCCTGAGGCAACATGGCACACAAGGACAAgtattttttccaaaattataaagtggtgtcTATACCCTGTAAATGTTTTAGCCCTGAAAGCCTTAGTCCTAAAGCAGTTGCAAAGATGCCTtgggataaagaaacatgaagtagtgtccacGGGGTCAACACCAATTTATAATTTCAGAAATAGTATGCTTTTCCTAAATTTGCCCTAGGGAGATGACTTACTCTCGCTGCATTACTATGTCCCTAGGGATTTGCACCATACAGTTTCAAACCCAAGGACAGCAAGATAGAGCAAAAGAGAGAAGACTGGCACGACAAAGGATAAAATTACAAACAGTAACATGGATTGCTAACTTTTGAAAACTTGATATCATTCTAACAACCTCTCAATCTTAAAGCTGGATAAATGGAGGAACATGTTAGAGAAGTCTTCTTTCAATATCACTGTTTCAAATTTGATGCTGCTGTAAGTGTCGTTTATATAGATTTTTGCTTGTAAAAGGAGCCAGTGCATTCTCAAAGGTATCAGTAACTAAATTGTTTGACCTAAGCTATTGTTTCAACTGAAACTTGTTCAGTGTCAATGTCATGCTTATGCTGTAAATGTGCAGATGCTTAATTTTCAGTGCAGGTGATaatatacacagaaatataGGTATAATTACCGTATAATGTAAGTTTAAATCTCCaaaagagagtgtgtgcatgcaagcatgtgttacacacacacctttcttgTCAGATGGGACCTCCTAGACCACCAGTTTggttcagttttttttgttttttgtttgttttttttttttttgttttttttagtgaaaGAGCACAGATGCATGACAATCTCCACAAACTGGCCCAGAGCGTTTTAGACACAACTGTAAGTAAACAGttcttttgatatttgaaaTGATTCAGAATGTCAGTATGTATCATTCAAACCCTTCTTGTCACTTGTGTTTTCCTTCAATCACAACATTATGTAGATCTATCCCTACCCACATTTAGATTCCATACACCAGACACAGTCAAGAATGCAAACTTATCTATGCATGCAACATCAGGTAAAGTATATGAATtaagtcttaaaaataattaaactgtAGGAAAAAAATCCTCAGGTATCATTTTTGCACCTCTGTGTAACTCTTTCTAGTGATGTGAACATTCTTAGCTCGGTAAGACTGTCGTCGCCGCTTCTGATCTCTCAGCAGTGCCAACAAATCTTGTGCAGTTTGTGGTTTGCCATCTGCTTGTTCTAGCAGTCCTAGGTCAAATAAAATAGCATAGCAGTTTAAATAAACTGCAGGAAAAGGTGgaaccaaaacaaaaagagttGAAAATTCAActttgtattttacaaaaatataaatataaatgatctTCAAATAAAAACTACACCTAAAATGTAATTccctaaacattttttatttgctagaAAATGTGTAGCTTTAGTGAAATGAAACTGTTACACCTCTGTGCTGAAGTCATCAATTTGATATACTGTTTGCTGGTCCTCTCAAATCTGCAATGTAACTAATCTTCAGGCAACACTCAccttttttgattattttctccCAATCAGTAGTTAGAATTTCATCCTTTTCTACGTTTGGCATTTTCCCCCTATCTTTAAGCTGCTGCACACAGTAATTATATACTGCAATTCGTTCTTCAGGAGACATTGTAGCCGAGGCATCACTGGGGCAAACTGGCAGGGAGCGATGTTCTGTGAAAACTGTTGATGAAGAGACAGGGATGTGGTTATACATTAAATGTAGTTAAGTTGGGCTTCTAACTCAAGTTTAACAGTGTTAACAAATTCAATAACATGTATGTCATTAATTTATCCCAACAATGCTTTACTTCAAATCATCAGCTTCAACAAGAGGAAATAGATAGTAATCAAACTAtcaaatcatttaaataaaaataccttgACCACTTTCCATGTAGTGATTCTGAATGATAGTGTTAAGAAGCTTTTCATctgcagaaaaatgttaaaacaagaCATTCATATACTGTTTATTTGTAATCAATAATTGATTTCTTATTCCCACAGACATGAAAtagatgtaaacatttatgaGGCTCTGTAGCCTGGTGGTTTTCTAAGCTTTCACCTtcaatttaacatttttagatAAATGCAGGTACTGTTAAATCTGTACTCAAATGGGCCAAGgtcttgatttttaaaaaaaagcacttaacttttaaagtttaaatacaaaaataaaaattatttgcttaGACTTATTCATCTGCTTCTTAGTAATTTACTGTATAAGAAAAAGTTGTAGGATCTTGACAGGAGAGATGAGAGTACAACAGGCTCTTCATAaaggcaacaaaataaattatgaagaTCTTCTAGTCAAAGTAAAAAGATGCAAACATGAGTAGGGTGGGTGTAACGAAACCTGATGTCCCAGGTAGAATCAACGTCTCCTCATGGTCTGCCCATGCATAGGGAATTTAAGTTAGGCATGTGCTCTTTAGGCAGACACGGGGTCTTGTGGTACAGCAAGAGCTGATGTCTCAAGCAGAACCAATGTCTCCTACAGTTATAGCAAGCCCCGATGTCTTAGGTAGAACCAATGTCTCCTTATGGACTGTCCATAGCCAGGGTCTTGTAGTGTTGATGAATGGGTGTCAACTGCGGAATATGCGTCTTGAAGGATCAGAAGACATTTTCgtagttttatttgtagaaaCCAATGCATAACAAAACATGAGTTGTATGTGttatatgttattttaatttagaatttatattttgttattctttagtagacgatcaaacacccacttgTGCATTGCTATCGATTGAAGAGTGAGCCAATGTTAGCAGCATGCATAGTCTtatgatattttattatatagtCCCCAGACATCAAGGCACACAGGAAATGACCTGTAAAAGCTTTCATAAACTGTGACATTAATTGCATGTGCAGGCCATGAGGAGATGTTGATTCTACCTGAGACATCGAGTCTCGTTACATGGGCACATCAAAATCACCAGGACTTGCAGAGATAATCCTGCAGGAAAAAGTTCTGAAAGGTAGAATCAGGAGACAAAATAAGCAATGGTCAGACAACATCCATGACCTGCCATTTACTATATCCcagaaaatggcagaaaaatgaaagaaacaatagTTAGAAGTATCACTGCCAAATGCCTCTACAGGAAACTAGGGCTAAAGgtatgatgatgaagaggtaGACTGTGAATGGAATCCTCATTCTGTTCATactaattataaaataattagaaCAAAACCCATACCTATGTGCACTTTGCCAACTAAATCTGCTTTCTCATAAAACACATCCTCATTCTGAAGCTGCATTTCCtggtgataaaaaaatacaaatattgatTCCCCAAAACAATTGTTTTCCTGAGCATGAATAAACTTTAATACTATTCTGATAACTtccatttttcaaatttaaataaataaaacgacgAAGtgcaattttaattaaaacactttaaagtaATTTGACAGACTTGTTCACTGCATAAATCAATAAAATCATGCTACTTTTCAAGGTCTACAAATTAAGATCATTAAATTGCCTTGAAGCAATGTATTTATGCACACTACTAATTgctcctctcactctctctccgGTACAGTTatgaacaaaaatacaaatcaatGCTGAAGTATAATTTACCAGATCTTCTCTTGGGCAGCCTCTCTTGAGCAGCTCACATTTTGAGGCATG from Pomacea canaliculata isolate SZHN2017 linkage group LG8, ASM307304v1, whole genome shotgun sequence encodes the following:
- the LOC112571183 gene encoding U11/U12 small nuclear ribonucleoprotein 48 kDa protein-like, producing MFLSWGSPRSDVLDTRIYSAEKNNDRMSTRSSSLLPGDSLNTHASKCELLKRGCPREDLEMQLQNEDVFYEKADLVGKVHIDEKLLNTIIQNHYMESGQVFTEHRSLPVCPSDASATMSPEERIAVYNYCVQQLKDRGKMPNVEKDEILTTDWEKIIKKGLLEQADGKPQTAQDLLALLRDQKRRRQSYRAKNVHITRKSYTEIIREVINNQVEMLMPSQEIHNRLENPAEKCIAPEIKDPSPVHRRQQSPDSRNHYSQDRSPWEKQKQGREKTKTARWQEDKHSSEKDQQKGSSYDSSRGQGRKQDTSCSTSERQKKRHADKLDSESRWHIKKHKRKHKKHKSRHDSYSDDNHCSS